A stretch of Thermotoga sp. SG1 DNA encodes these proteins:
- a CDS encoding queuosine precursor transporter, producing the protein MEKLNERLILLTGIFVSALTISNVIAGKLVNIGPFLVPVAVLCYPITFAVTDIVSEVYGKRTAQKVVWTGFFTSLILVIYSQIAALYPPASIFEENEAFVKVFGATPRIVLASILAYVLSQSHDVWAFHFWKKVTRGSHLWLRNNLSTMVSQFIDTLVFITLAFAGTVPGTALSQMVFSQYAVKLIIAAIDTPFVYLGVKLVSGRWVVKEGS; encoded by the coding sequence ATGGAAAAGTTGAATGAAAGATTGATACTCCTGACAGGAATTTTCGTTTCTGCCCTGACCATCTCAAACGTGATCGCAGGAAAACTTGTGAACATAGGTCCTTTCCTCGTTCCTGTGGCAGTTCTATGCTATCCCATCACGTTCGCTGTAACGGACATCGTTTCGGAGGTTTACGGGAAAAGAACCGCACAGAAGGTGGTGTGGACCGGCTTTTTCACCTCTCTGATCCTTGTAATCTACTCGCAGATCGCCGCTCTCTATCCTCCCGCCTCCATCTTCGAAGAAAACGAAGCGTTTGTGAAGGTGTTCGGTGCCACACCGAGGATCGTTCTTGCGAGTATCCTCGCGTACGTTCTCTCTCAGTCCCACGATGTCTGGGCCTTTCACTTCTGGAAGAAGGTCACCAGGGGATCACACCTGTGGCTCAGAAACAACCTTTCCACGATGGTCTCCCAGTTCATAGATACCCTTGTGTTCATCACTCTGGCCTTCGCCGGAACGGTTCCTGGAACTGCACTCTCCCAGATGGTCTTCTCTCAGTACGCGGTGAAATTGATCATCGCCGCTATCGACACTCCCTTCGTTTATCTGGGAGTAAAACTCGTGAGCGGTAGATGGGTTGTGAAGGAAGGGAGCTGA